GGGGTCTATCCGATAGGCACTGACGGCGTGCGCGAGGCTGTCGGCGGTGATCACATAACCCAGCGGATCGGCGATGATCGACTCCGGTCCCCCTGGGGTCGGCACCGATTGCGATGCCACGAGGTTGCCCTTGTCGTGCTCGGCGTAGACGCCGATCGTGCTGTTGTTGTAATTGGCGACATACACAAAGGTGTGGGCGCGCGCCACGCCGCCCAGGAGGCATAGCCCGAGGATCAGAAGGGGCGTGCTCCGGTATCGATCCGCGACCACCCGCGTCAGTCCGTGCTCAGACACTAATATAAGTCCATCCGCGGCGCTGGAGCCGGACGATCTCGGCGATTGCCGAGGGTACGATCACCGTCTGCGGCAGGAGGTGCGGATCAATGCCCTTGCGGCGCTTGAGGCGGTTGATCGTATCCTGGCACGCGGCGAATATCAGGTTCGGATAGCGCGCCTGAAGGGCGGCGATGCGCGCCGGAAACGGCGACAGGTGGCGGCGCAGGAGCGCAAGCCCCGGGCCATCGGCCAGGATCTCGACCTTCGCCTGCCGGTGATCGGCGCGGTAACGGGCGAGCAGGTGCTGGGCCTCCTCGAGCACCTGACGCATATGGGTGCGGTCGCCGTTGTCCAAATGAAACAGGACCTTGGTGGTGAGGTGGGTCGTGGCCCGCGCGATCGCGGCCACCGGGCGCGGCGGCACAGCCGGGGCCCACAAGGCGCGCAACGACCAGCCGAGGGTCACCCCGATCAAGAGCACGATGGGCGCAATCAGCGGGGCCAGGCGCGAGGCCAGATGCCGGCGCGGCGTTTCGCGGTGTCTTGGCGCCGGCGTGGTATCGTAGGCGAGCCGCACCAGATCCGAGACCTTGCGCAATTCACAGACCTTGCGGTTCAGCTCCGGGTCGTTGTTTATGAGCGGATAGACGCGGCCCTTCTCATCGCCGTCGATCTGGTTATCGACGAAGGCGTTGAGGAATTCATCCGAGAGCCCGGGTCCTTCCGATTCGGTCATTTCACTCTCCGCATCCTTGGTGTGGGGGCGGCGGCCGCCATATCCGGGAGTAACAGGGCCTTCAAGGCCGCGCGCGCACGACACAGCCGACTCATGACAGTCCCGCCCGGTATGCCCAGTATGGACGAGACCTCATTATAAGAGAAACCTTCTAAATCAACCAGGGTCACGACCTGTCTCTGTCCTTGAGGGAGCCTCGCGATGGCCGCGCGCACGCGCGCGGCGAGTTCCGAACGCAGGTGCTCGGTCTCGAGGCAGTGGTCGCACGCGATGTCCATGTCATCGATGTCTTCGGCCTCGCGTTCGCGCCGATGATGGTCGCGAAAGCAGTTGGTCATGATGCTGAAAAGCCATGCCTCTTCGGCCCCGGGATCCCGGAGCTGATCGTGTTTTTTCCAGGCCTTGGTGAGGGTCTCCTGGACCAGGTCGTCGGCCAGGGAGGGGTTATGGGTCCAGGCATAGGCGATACGATAGAGGCGCGGGCGGCTGGCCTCCAGGGTCTTTTTGAACTCCCGCGAGCGGCATAACAACTGACGGATGCCCATATTCGATTCTCCTCGGGTGGTGGGACGGTGCCCTATCGTTATTTATTCCGAAACGGGGGGAGTTTATGCCCGAGGCGCGCCCAGGGGAAGCATGGGGCTGATCAGCGGTCGGCGATCTCGCCGCGCGCCCACCGGCCGAGCACATACGGGTAGAGGGCATGCTCGAGGGCGAGCACGCGCGCCGCGAGCGCCGCCGGGGACTCCCCCGGGATCACCGTAAGTCCGGCCTGGGCGATGATCGGGCCGCCATCGACGGCGTGGGTGACGAGGTGCACCGTGGCCCCATGGATACGCGCGCCGGATGCGAGGGCGCGGCGGTGGGTGTCGAGCCCGGGGAACGCCGGTAAAAGCGAGGGGTGGATGTTGAGCAGGCGCCCCTGGTAACGGCCTACGAAGTCCGCGCCCAAGACCCTCAGAAAGCCGGCCAGCGCGATGATATCCGGCGCCAGATCGTCCAGCGCCGTCGCCAGGGTCTCCTCGAAGGCCGCGCGCGTGGCAAACCGGCGATGATCGACGAGGCGTAGCGCAAGACCCTGATCGCGCGCGTAGTCGACGGCCGGGGCCGTGGGGTTGTTGCTGACCACGCCTGTGATCGCATAGCCCTGTTCGGGGGCCTCTTCTTGCAAGGCGCGCAGGTTGCTGCCGCGCCCCGAGACCATGACCGCAACCCTCAAGGGCGGTCTCAGGCCCATGCGAATTCGCCGGGGCCCTCATCGACACGGCCGATGACAAACGGTGCCTCCCCGTGATCACGGAGCACGGCCTCGGCGACCCCGGCATCGGCGGCATCGACCACCACCACCATACCGACGCCGCAGTTGAAGGTCCGGTACATCTCCTCTTCGGCGATGTCTCCGCCCTCCTGAAGCCAGCCGAAGATCGCGGGCCGCGACCAGGATGATCGGTCGATGACCGCGCGCCGGCCCTCGGGGATCACGCGCGGG
The DNA window shown above is from Acidiferrobacter sp. SPIII_3 and carries:
- a CDS encoding RNA polymerase sigma factor; translated protein: MGIRQLLCRSREFKKTLEASRPRLYRIAYAWTHNPSLADDLVQETLTKAWKKHDQLRDPGAEEAWLFSIMTNCFRDHHRREREAEDIDDMDIACDHCLETEHLRSELAARVRAAIARLPQGQRQVVTLVDLEGFSYNEVSSILGIPGGTVMSRLCRARAALKALLLPDMAAAAPTPRMRRVK
- the purN gene encoding phosphoribosylglycinamide formyltransferase; its protein translation is MGLRPPLRVAVMVSGRGSNLRALQEEAPEQGYAITGVVSNNPTAPAVDYARDQGLALRLVDHRRFATRAAFEETLATALDDLAPDIIALAGFLRVLGADFVGRYQGRLLNIHPSLLPAFPGLDTHRRALASGARIHGATVHLVTHAVDGGPIIAQAGLTVIPGESPAALAARVLALEHALYPYVLGRWARGEIADR